One window from the genome of Aptenodytes patagonicus chromosome 4, bAptPat1.pri.cur, whole genome shotgun sequence encodes:
- the APELA gene encoding apelin receptor early endogenous ligand: MRLQLLLCIVFFLLASLLPAGGQRPANLALRRKLHRHGCSHRRCMPLHSRVPFP; this comes from the exons ATGAGACTCCAACTGCTCCTTTGTATCGTGTTTTTTCTGCTGGCGAGCCTCCTCCCTGCCGGCGGGCAGAGGCCAG CCAACCTGGCCCTGCGCAGGAAGCTCCACCGGCACGGCTGCTCCCACCGGCGCTGCATGCCGCTCCACTCCAGGGTGCCCTTCCCCTGA